GCAGTTCGATGCGTTCCTGATTTAGTACCGTTGGAGGTGACCGGGGATCTCCAATTTCGAACCGCAGAAACGATTACCTAGAGAAATAAACAAACCAAAGTTAAGTCTAtctatttatttataaaatatataggtAGCTAGAGAGGGGACGTTTAAATGTAATAAGTATATAATACCTTGATGATGACTGTGAATGGACTTCCAGCGGGACGCTTGTATCGATAAATACGGAATCCAGCTGTGAAAATACACAATGCCACGAATAAAACAACAACGGAAATGATAAAGCTCCAACTCCATCCTTTATTTTCTTCAATCCAAACCATAACAGTGGACGACAGCAGGCCTCCGATGCATAAAGAGAAGAAAAACCAGTTGAAGAAAGCAGAGATGAGTCTCTGATTGTTCCGATCGAGTTGATCAGCACCATGAGCTGGCAATGAAGCCTTCACTCCACCAACTCCGGCGGCTATAGCATATAGTCCGGTGTAAAGCATTGCCTCCTGAGAGCGCGAAGGTTCCATTTTCGACGCTGGGAGTAGTTTCGAGCTGTGAGATTGGATCGTCATCACAATAAGGCCCTAAAATACACAAACGCAATGGTTAAAACACCGCCTTTCTCTccagattaaatattaaataaggCCGTAGTGAAacgatttttaaaaaaaatgtaccAGTAATTCAATTGTACAAAAGATGATGAAGGTCATGAATCTGGTAAGGTAAGAGTCACTGATGAATCCTCCGAAAATGGTGAGAAGGAAAGAGGTTCCCATAAAATTAGTGACCATGTTGGCGGCTTCCGCTGTCGGATAATGCATCGACATTGTGAAGTAGCTGTGGAAATTCGTAGCATTGCATAGAAAACCATGTTCTCCAATACTTCCACAActatataatatacaaatacaataataaaaaaaaaaaaatcagtaaAACTAAAACTCTCAGATCAGAAAATCAATCAATCCGTACAAGGATATTTTATTTCTTCTTCTATTGGATTCATATATATAGTGATCCATTCGGTAAAATTGTGGCTGGTTGATGAAATCTATCATATACTAAAaagattatatataataataatatatgaaagATGTATTAATTACCGCATGTAAAACTGGCAGCTCGGATTCCACCATTGCTTTTAGGACTCGAGTTTCGTCCTCTCCAGTCAACGAACTCCTCATTTTCAGAACTCATCGCGACAGACTGATTTAAGAACAATCAatacagcatcatcatcatcattagagaGATATTAatgggaaatatatatatatatatataaacaaatactGTAATTAATTAAGATTCTCCATTATTAATGAATAATATTTTAAAAGAAAGTCAAATTAAACAAAAGTAAATTAGATAGACTTGAATTCATATTTTTACGTTCCACTTGCAAGAGACACAAACCGCAATATATTCATTCATCGatgatataatttatttatttattttgtcaaAAGTTGACATCAACTTGACATTAATTACAGAACACGCTGATCAAGTTGATCAAACTGTGCCACTCTAACATGTAATGTGTTACACATCATTTTCTTTCAAAAAGTCATCATgcatgtatattcatatatatgtttgTTTAAAAAGCTTACGATCTATGTATCTATGATTTTAATTTCAAGCTTCTGGGTTAAGTTTCTCTCATGCAATAGacgaattaattaattatataataataataataataataataaggttaattaaGGAATCATGGGAAAATTAATGGAATGTGTGGATgcaggattttttttttatttttttgataacTGGATGCGGGATTTTCTTCTTTATTTATATAGGATTATTTTGGGTAAATTCATAAATTATGAATCAACCCTTCAAGTTTAGTCTATTCTAAAGTTTGCTCCCTTTTGTTTCCAGTAAGTCTTAGTTTAACATAATATATATCTACCTGTCTACCGTGGATTAATTATTACCCGTTGCTAAAACAAAGTAATGTGAAATTTGGTATAACTATTGAATTTTCATAAGAATAATTTCGTCTTTGCACATTAAACATGGGCGTAATTACAGATGTTTAAAACATAATGGGGGTAGacaacagaatatatatatatatatatacacacatagatAGATAGATGGAAGGCTGAAATGATAAGAAGAAAGTTTGAACCGTTTTTTAGCCAaaaatgaaaataattattttgcaGATAGAGATTTCTACAACATATGGGATAGGGATATATACCTAGATAAATGGAAAACAAACTTTTCTTTCTA
The Rutidosis leptorrhynchoides isolate AG116_Rl617_1_P2 unplaced genomic scaffold, CSIRO_AGI_Rlap_v1 contig412, whole genome shotgun sequence DNA segment above includes these coding regions:
- the LOC139883527 gene encoding LOW QUALITY PROTEIN: protein NRT1/ PTR FAMILY 4.2-like (The sequence of the model RefSeq protein was modified relative to this genomic sequence to represent the inferred CDS: inserted 1 base in 1 codon); its protein translation is MSSENEEFVDWRGRNSSPKSNGGIRAASFTCVVEVLENMVFYAXATNFHSYFTMSMHYPTAEAANMVTNFMGTSFLLTIFGGFISDSYLTRFMTFIIFCTIELLGLIVMTIQSHSSKLLPASKMEPSRSQEAMLYTGLYAIAAGVGGVKASLPAHGADQLDRNNQRLISAFFNWFFFSLCIGGLLSSTVMVWIEENKGWSWSFIISVVVLFVALCIFTAGFRIYRYKRPAGSPFTVIIKVIVSAVRNWRSPVTSNGTKSGTHRTAFLDKALNDESISEGEVEQTKTFIGLLPIFGSTIMMNCCLAQLQTFTVQQGITMDRTIHNFKIPTQSLTVLPLTFMLLSIPSYEHFAKHFGDKVDSKNNYFRPIKRIGLGLALASFSMAAAAVVEVKRRYAAVNHNVTISVFWLSFQYLLLGVSDMLTLGGMLEFFYSEAPDSMRSISTALSWCSTSIGFFLSSVLVTMSNDISGRYGKEWLPRSLNNGRLDLFYTLLCVLNFLNLLNYIYWAKRY